A segment of the Terriglobia bacterium genome:
GCCAGCGAGTTCAGCGACGTCGAAGGGGCCGGCCTCTATCTCCGCAGCCGGAATGATGTTGACCCCAACCGGATTGGCATCTGGGGCGGGTCATGGGGCGGCTATCTGACGGCGCTCGCGCTGGCCCGCTCCTCCGACCTTTTCGCTGCTGGAGTTGATATCTCAGGCGTACACAACTGGAATTTTGAGATTCCAGACTGGGTGCCGTCCTATTACGAGCAGCGGCAGCCTGAAACCATGCGCGTGGCGTTCGAGTCTTCGCCGCTCGCTTATGTCAAGACCTGGCGGTCGCCCGTGCTGCTCATCCAGGGCGACGACGATCGAACCGTGCCTTTCAAGGAAATGGTGCACATGGTGGAAGCGCTTCGTCAGGAGCATGTGACGTTACAACAGATCGTGTTTCCGGACGAAATTCACGATTTCCTTCTGCATTCCACCTGGCTGCGCGCGTATCATGCGGCTTCTGATTTTTTTGACCATTACCTTGGGAGCGATCTTGCGAAACGCTAGTGCAGTGTCCGGCGTGATTGTTCATCTTGCGCCGTCATTCCGAGGGTTGGTGGTCTTCCGGCCCGAGGAATCTGCTTCTGCGCCAGACCAAAAGCAGATTCCTCTCCCGCTTTGCGGGATCGGAATGACGGGCGCCAAGCCTCGTTGCAAACGTTCCGTGGGACGCCACGCCAGGACGGGCCGTTGATGACGCTCGTTTCTCCGCGGCTTTGCCAATGGACGAAACGTCGCGGGCGCCCGCGCGCAGATGGAGGCAGAATGAGGCGAAGCACCTCAGTCGGCATTATCATTCTGTTTATTGCGTGTTCTATGGCATGCACCGTACGCGGCAAACCCGGCGCCAGCAAGACGGCCCGTTTCGGGGTTGTGGCCCCTGATCTGCCCTCACGCCTGGCCAAATGGCGCCGCGTCGATATGCCGTACGACTCATCAGGCTTGACAGATACTCAGCGCCAGGTAGTGGACAAGCTCGTGGATGCGTGCCGTTATCTGGACAATATTTTCTGGCGACAGAGCGACCCTGTGGCGCTTGAGCTTTACCTGACTCTGGAAGGCAGTAATGCTCCGGCCGACGTGGAACTGCGACGCTTCCTGATGATTAATGGCAGCCGGTTTGACCTGCTGGACGATAACAAACCATTTGTGGGAACAGCTCCCATGCCGCCGGGACACTGGCTTTACCCGCCCAAGTTGACCCGGGCGGAGATCGATCGCTATATAAAATCACATCATGCCGCAAAGAACGAAATCTACAGTCCCTATACCGTTGTCCAGCACGAAGACCGCGACCTGGCCGCCGTTCCCTACAACGTGGCCTACAAGCCGTTTCTTGAAAAAGCTGCCGCGGACCTGCGCGAGGCCGCAAAGCTTTCCGACGATAAGATGTTTGCAAAATTCCTGGCGGCGCGGGCCGTCGCATTACTGAACGATAATTACTACCCGAGCGACATTCTGTGGCTTGAATTGAAGAACCCGAAAATCGACGTGATCTTTGCCCCATACGAAACCTACCTGGACGGCCTGCTCGGGGTCAAAACCTCCTACGGCGCAGCGGTATTGATTCGGAATGACGCCGAAAGCAAAAAGCTTGCGCTCTACGAAAAGTACATTCCCATGATCCAGCGCGACCTGCCGCTGCCGTCAGCGGATTTGCCTTCGCTGAGCGGCCATCTGACGCCGATGGAAGTTGTGGATTCGCCGTTCCGCGCCGGAGACCTGCGGCATGGCTA
Coding sequences within it:
- a CDS encoding Zn-dependent hydrolase, with the protein product MRRSTSVGIIILFIACSMACTVRGKPGASKTARFGVVAPDLPSRLAKWRRVDMPYDSSGLTDTQRQVVDKLVDACRYLDNIFWRQSDPVALELYLTLEGSNAPADVELRRFLMINGSRFDLLDDNKPFVGTAPMPPGHWLYPPKLTRAEIDRYIKSHHAAKNEIYSPYTVVQHEDRDLAAVPYNVAYKPFLEKAAADLREAAKLSDDKMFAKFLAARAVALLNDNYYPSDILWLELKNPKIDVIFAPYETYLDGLLGVKTSYGAAVLIRNDAESKKLALYEKYIPMIQRDLPLPSADLPSLSGHLTPMEVVDSPFRAGDLRHGYQAVADNLPNDPRIHQTKGTKKIFFKNFMDARVNYVILPLVKHLMEPGQAAQVSGDGFMAMVVMHEISHGLGPAFAHVGNRQVRIPEAIGPIYSALEEAKADVVGMYGLKWLVDRHALPESGLDESYASYVGGIFRTVRYGVGEAHGKAEIMEFNYLSEQKAITWNDQNGKYRIDYLRMPGALAKLARELLEIEATGARARAEAWFKRYGSMPQTLQSALAKTGDVPVDIDPVFSFPEKVQ